In the Flagellimonas sp. MMG031 genome, one interval contains:
- a CDS encoding LysR substrate-binding domain-containing protein — protein MNYQIELRHFIYFLAVAEELHYRKAAEKLFISQPGLSTQIKQMEEILDTQLFVRDKKKVSLTPAGEFLKKEVEFILNHLEQTKKQVKLIGEGQLGEVRIGFLGSAMQNVVPNLLLQLKEKFPTVHTTLEELSNRSQINAILADRLDLGFVRLSRVPRGLEVKPVFEDTFSLVLPENHPLDESNFMGIHQVADEDFILFSQDYSPMYYDTVLSICEDSGFVPRVSHKSVHAQTIFKLVENKLGIAIVPTTLQYGFQMKVKFIEMETIKQRAVLSMVWKTDNRNPALQKCMDLLNKL, from the coding sequence ATGAATTATCAAATAGAGCTTCGACATTTCATCTATTTTTTGGCCGTGGCCGAAGAGCTTCACTATCGGAAAGCTGCCGAAAAGCTATTTATTTCTCAGCCTGGTTTGAGTACCCAAATCAAACAGATGGAGGAAATATTGGACACTCAGCTGTTTGTGAGGGACAAGAAGAAAGTCAGTCTGACCCCAGCAGGTGAGTTTTTGAAAAAGGAGGTGGAATTCATCCTGAATCATCTGGAACAGACCAAAAAGCAAGTCAAACTCATTGGAGAGGGACAGTTAGGGGAAGTGCGAATCGGTTTTTTGGGTTCGGCCATGCAAAATGTTGTGCCGAATCTATTGCTACAGTTAAAGGAAAAGTTTCCCACCGTGCATACTACTTTGGAGGAGCTTTCCAATCGCTCACAGATCAATGCTATTTTGGCTGACCGTTTGGATTTGGGCTTTGTCCGATTGTCGCGCGTCCCCAGAGGACTCGAGGTTAAACCTGTTTTTGAGGATACCTTTTCCTTGGTGTTGCCGGAGAATCATCCTTTGGATGAATCCAATTTTATGGGTATCCATCAGGTGGCGGATGAGGATTTTATACTGTTTTCCCAAGATTATAGTCCCATGTACTATGATACGGTGCTCAGCATTTGCGAGGATAGCGGTTTTGTGCCCCGGGTTTCCCATAAATCGGTGCATGCTCAGACCATTTTTAAATTGGTAGAGAACAAACTGGGTATCGCCATTGTACCGACTACGCTTCAATATGGATTCCAAATGAAGGTAAAGTTTATCGAAATGGAAACTATAAAGCAAAGGGCCGTATTGAGCATGGTCTGGAAAACGGATAATCGGAACCCTGCGCTCCAAAAATGTATGGACTTGCTCAATAAATTATGA
- a CDS encoding DUF456 domain-containing protein, translating into MDIALLILGFLLMLVGILGSFLPVLPGPPISWVGLLLLYLTKAVPDNWWVLGVTFVIAIAITVLDYVIPAMGTKKFGGSKAGMWGTIVGLLVALVVPVFGPLGIIIWPFIGALVGELLNKANKKTAMKAAFGSFLGFLSGTFMKFVVTALYAVFYVYITIKYAGDLFTFS; encoded by the coding sequence ATGGACATTGCTCTCCTTATTTTAGGGTTTCTCCTCATGCTGGTAGGGATACTGGGTAGCTTTTTGCCCGTATTGCCGGGACCTCCCATTAGCTGGGTGGGCCTACTACTGCTCTATTTGACCAAAGCCGTTCCGGATAACTGGTGGGTTCTGGGAGTAACCTTTGTGATTGCCATTGCCATTACCGTTTTGGACTATGTGATACCCGCCATGGGCACTAAAAAATTCGGGGGCAGTAAAGCGGGCATGTGGGGTACGATTGTAGGACTTCTGGTTGCCTTGGTTGTACCCGTATTTGGACCATTGGGTATTATCATTTGGCCGTTTATTGGTGCATTGGTCGGTGAATTACTGAACAAAGCCAATAAAAAAACCGCCATGAAGGCGGCTTTCGGTTCATTTTTAGGTTTTTTGTCCGGTACTTTTATGAAGTTTGTGGTAACTGCCCTGTACGCTGTTTTTTACGTATACATCACCATCAAATACGCAGGCGACCTGTTTACGTTTAGTTAA
- a CDS encoding TonB family protein, translated as MITYILESLAFQLVFLLAYDLFLKKETFFQWNRAYLLGTFALSIILPWVKIDALTTPMPDGLQTTTVFLTQLNGVVLGPGAEETSILQQISWPYLVLGLGSLLATIWFAYKLVQIKRLHHKGAVEHYREFTKVTVPQSTSAFSFFRNIFMGEEIQKDKEDNILAHELVHVKQWHSLDLLFFELARIVFWFNPLVYIYQNRVAELHEFIADESAVKHNKADHFEMLLSQAFHTQNISFVNQFFNRSLIKKRIVMLQKKKSKAVWQLKYVLLLPLVLGMLVYTSCESEKSAPSDNTAEEPIEEIVIVGYEAGKGQEGEVPFGVIDEVPVFPGCEDAEDKRACFQEKIQRHIQKNFRYPEAAEQQGIEGKVSAIFRIDLEGNIVDINMKGPHDLLENETGRILDKLPKMQPGKHKGKAVKVPFSIPIVFKLQGEEKKSNSEENSSDSYPFATIDEIPVFPGCENAIDPKECFAEKLVEHIRKNFRYPKAAQEQGIQGRVSVVFTIDVNGNVSSIKKRGPHELLENEAVRIIERLPKMQPGKHEGKVMNVPYAIPITFRLKNQPEGTTVNGSKDYLLVDGMKVKKQGKTYFEGVVTDKESMGISGVVISVEGKEAGVMSNFNGVFSIAVEEGDIVKFQYEGLPDKHIEVSQY; from the coding sequence ATGATTACCTATATCCTAGAATCCTTAGCATTTCAATTGGTCTTTTTGTTGGCTTACGACCTTTTTCTAAAGAAAGAGACCTTTTTTCAATGGAACAGGGCCTATTTATTGGGTACGTTTGCCCTATCCATTATTTTGCCCTGGGTGAAGATTGATGCCCTGACCACCCCGATGCCGGACGGTTTGCAAACCACTACGGTATTTTTGACCCAATTGAACGGAGTCGTACTTGGACCGGGCGCAGAAGAAACAAGTATCCTGCAACAAATCTCATGGCCTTATTTGGTGTTGGGTCTAGGGAGTTTATTGGCGACAATCTGGTTTGCTTATAAATTGGTACAAATAAAAAGACTTCACCATAAAGGTGCAGTGGAGCATTATCGGGAATTTACCAAGGTGACCGTACCCCAAAGCACGTCTGCTTTCTCCTTTTTCAGAAACATTTTTATGGGAGAAGAGATCCAAAAGGACAAGGAGGACAACATTTTGGCCCACGAACTGGTCCACGTAAAGCAATGGCATTCTTTGGACCTGCTCTTTTTTGAATTGGCAAGAATTGTTTTCTGGTTCAATCCTTTGGTGTACATCTACCAAAACAGGGTGGCCGAGCTCCATGAATTTATTGCCGATGAAAGCGCGGTCAAACATAACAAAGCGGACCATTTTGAGATGCTGTTGTCCCAAGCCTTTCATACGCAGAACATCAGTTTTGTGAATCAATTTTTCAATAGATCATTAATCAAAAAACGAATAGTCATGTTACAAAAAAAGAAATCCAAAGCCGTTTGGCAGTTAAAGTATGTATTGTTGTTGCCGTTGGTGCTGGGGATGTTGGTGTACACTTCTTGTGAAAGTGAAAAATCGGCCCCATCAGATAATACCGCCGAAGAACCTATTGAGGAAATAGTAATAGTAGGTTACGAGGCGGGTAAAGGTCAGGAAGGGGAAGTCCCTTTTGGCGTGATCGATGAAGTTCCCGTTTTTCCGGGATGTGAAGACGCAGAAGATAAAAGAGCCTGTTTTCAGGAAAAAATACAGCGACATATCCAGAAGAATTTCAGGTATCCTGAAGCAGCAGAACAGCAAGGAATAGAAGGAAAGGTCTCAGCCATATTCAGGATTGATTTAGAGGGTAATATTGTTGACATTAACATGAAAGGTCCACACGATCTTTTGGAAAATGAAACAGGTCGTATCTTGGACAAATTGCCAAAAATGCAACCTGGTAAGCACAAGGGTAAAGCTGTAAAAGTGCCTTTTTCCATTCCAATTGTTTTTAAACTTCAAGGCGAGGAAAAGAAGTCAAATTCGGAAGAAAACAGTAGTGATTCATACCCTTTTGCTACAATAGATGAAATTCCCGTTTTTCCAGGTTGCGAAAATGCCATAGATCCAAAAGAGTGTTTCGCTGAGAAATTGGTAGAGCATATCAGAAAGAATTTCAGGTATCCAAAGGCAGCACAGGAACAGGGGATTCAAGGTAGGGTGAGTGTAGTATTTACAATCGATGTAAACGGTAATGTTTCTTCGATTAAAAAACGTGGTCCTCATGAATTGTTGGAAAATGAAGCGGTCAGGATTATAGAACGACTACCCAAAATGCAGCCCGGAAAACATGAAGGCAAAGTTATGAATGTGCCATATGCGATTCCAATTACCTTTAGGTTAAAAAACCAGCCAGAGGGTACAACAGTAAATGGTTCCAAAGATTATTTATTGGTTGACGGCATGAAGGTAAAAAAGCAAGGGAAAACCTATTTTGAGGGTGTAGTGACAGACAAGGAATCTATGGGTATTTCTGGAGTTGTAATTTCCGTTGAAGGAAAGGAGGCTGGAGTTATGTCAAATTTTAATGGTGTTTTTTCGATAGCAGTCGAAGAAGGTGATATCGTGAAATTTCAGTATGAAGGACTTCCCGACAAACATATTGAAGTATCCCAATATTGA
- a CDS encoding nitroreductase, producing the protein MIFELIKERRSIFPPQYVDKPIAKETLEKILEAANWAPTHKKTEPWRFKVLTGAKKDEMGVFLSEKYQEVDPKPKQTTINKLKENPARSAAVIAICMQRDPKESLPEWEEIASTAMAVQNMWLCCTELGIGSYWSSPGLIKYMDEFFDLNEGEKCLGFFYMGYFDGEVIPSARTPIADKVEWLD; encoded by the coding sequence ATGATTTTTGAATTAATTAAGGAGCGAAGAAGTATTTTTCCTCCACAATATGTAGATAAGCCCATCGCTAAAGAGACCTTGGAAAAGATTTTGGAAGCGGCCAACTGGGCACCTACCCATAAAAAAACGGAACCTTGGCGCTTTAAGGTATTGACTGGCGCAAAGAAGGATGAAATGGGGGTATTCCTTTCTGAAAAGTATCAGGAAGTGGATCCAAAACCAAAACAGACCACTATAAACAAATTAAAAGAGAACCCTGCACGTTCCGCTGCAGTGATTGCCATTTGCATGCAACGTGACCCCAAGGAAAGCCTTCCAGAATGGGAGGAAATCGCTTCAACGGCCATGGCGGTGCAGAATATGTGGTTGTGTTGCACCGAATTGGGTATTGGCAGTTATTGGTCATCGCCCGGACTCATCAAATACATGGATGAATTTTTTGACCTAAATGAAGGCGAAAAGTGTTTAGGCTTTTTCTATATGGGTTATTTTGATGGAGAAGTGATTCCTTCTGCAAGAACACCCATTGCTGATAAAGTGGAGTGGTTGGATTAA
- a CDS encoding TonB-dependent receptor plug domain-containing protein has protein sequence MKYFMAALSMLCMGTIAAQNVEGQLVNQVGSPIEDAGIFNKTSGQHSHTDGTGYFVLNNTSVNDTIYFSRLGYATLTKVIDKSDLQNPLTIVMEESSISLDQVVLVSEVDALSRVVDVDVKTDPVKSSQEILRKVPGLIIGQHAGGGKAEQIFLRGFDVDHGTDVAINVDGMPVNMVSHAHGQGYADLHFVIPETIENVNFGKGPYYAEQGNFNTAGYVDLKLRKSLDKSMISTEAGQFGARRFVGMLNLMDNQNSNAYLASELYLTDGPFESPQNFNRINILGRYRYALPGDQELLLTASHFSSRWDASGQIPQRAVDQGLISRFGAIDDTEGGQTSRTNFVLNHSKNMGIGKSLNTMAFVSHYDFELYSNFTFFLEDPVNGDQIRQFEDRLMAGAKTVFQDNSANLGGMEFKYNAGVGFRYDNVDDNQLSRTLNRQELLERLAFGDIDEMNGYAFAGASFKTGKFTLVPALRMDFFRFDYNDKTSELYDSRSEEKVAFSPKFNTIYSPTAKTQFFLKTGIGFHSNDTRVVVANGGEDILPAAYGVDFGTILKPADKLVLNATLWSLFLDQEFVYVGDAAIVEPSGKTRRMGIEVGARYQPMDWLYLYTDANYTHARSTEEADGEDFIPLAPDFTMVGGLTVGGNQGFSGGINYRYIDDRPANEDNSIVAEGYFVTDANLNYSVNNWTFGLIVENLFDTEWNETQFATESRLFNESNSFEEIHFTPGTPFYLRGKVTVTF, from the coding sequence ATGAAATATTTTATGGCGGCATTGTCCATGCTTTGCATGGGTACAATCGCTGCGCAAAACGTAGAAGGACAACTTGTGAATCAAGTTGGTTCCCCAATAGAAGATGCCGGTATTTTCAACAAAACCAGTGGGCAACATAGCCATACCGATGGGACAGGCTATTTTGTTCTCAACAACACATCGGTAAACGATACCATTTACTTTTCCAGATTAGGATATGCCACACTCACTAAAGTGATAGATAAATCAGATTTACAAAACCCATTGACCATTGTGATGGAAGAAAGTTCCATTTCATTGGACCAAGTGGTCTTGGTATCCGAGGTAGATGCGCTGAGCAGGGTGGTGGATGTGGATGTAAAGACAGATCCTGTAAAATCATCACAGGAAATCCTAAGAAAGGTGCCTGGCCTGATCATTGGACAACATGCTGGTGGCGGAAAGGCAGAGCAAATATTCCTGCGAGGTTTTGATGTGGACCACGGAACCGATGTGGCCATCAATGTGGACGGCATGCCTGTAAATATGGTATCGCACGCCCACGGACAGGGATATGCGGACCTTCATTTTGTGATTCCAGAGACCATCGAAAACGTAAATTTTGGAAAAGGGCCCTACTATGCGGAACAAGGGAACTTTAATACCGCGGGCTATGTAGACCTAAAACTCAGAAAGAGTTTGGATAAAAGTATGATATCCACAGAAGCGGGACAGTTTGGCGCGCGCAGATTTGTGGGTATGCTCAATCTCATGGATAACCAAAACAGCAATGCCTATCTGGCCTCGGAACTGTATCTGACGGACGGCCCGTTCGAATCACCGCAAAATTTTAATCGTATCAATATTTTGGGAAGGTATCGCTATGCGCTGCCAGGTGACCAAGAATTGCTGTTGACAGCTTCACATTTTTCGAGTAGATGGGATGCTTCGGGACAAATACCGCAACGTGCCGTGGACCAGGGATTGATAAGCCGATTTGGTGCTATTGACGATACCGAGGGCGGACAAACGAGCCGGACCAATTTCGTTTTGAACCACAGTAAAAATATGGGAATAGGAAAATCCTTGAACACTATGGCTTTTGTTTCCCATTACGATTTTGAACTTTACTCCAACTTCACCTTTTTCCTGGAAGATCCTGTGAACGGAGATCAGATCAGGCAATTTGAAGATAGGCTGATGGCAGGCGCCAAAACTGTTTTCCAAGATAATTCGGCCAATTTGGGTGGTATGGAATTTAAATACAATGCAGGAGTTGGTTTTAGGTATGACAATGTGGATGACAACCAATTGTCCCGAACGCTCAACCGTCAAGAACTATTGGAACGTTTGGCGTTTGGCGATATAGATGAAATGAATGGCTACGCCTTTGCGGGGGCCAGCTTCAAAACGGGAAAGTTTACGTTGGTACCAGCCCTGCGCATGGATTTTTTCCGATTCGATTACAACGACAAGACAAGCGAGCTTTACGATAGCCGAAGTGAAGAAAAGGTAGCGTTCAGCCCTAAATTCAACACGATTTATAGTCCGACAGCGAAAACCCAGTTCTTTTTAAAAACCGGTATTGGTTTTCACTCCAACGATACCCGGGTGGTGGTAGCCAATGGAGGGGAGGATATCCTACCAGCCGCTTATGGAGTCGATTTTGGAACCATTTTGAAGCCAGCTGACAAATTGGTTTTAAATGCCACCTTGTGGAGCTTGTTTCTCGATCAGGAATTTGTGTACGTAGGGGATGCCGCCATTGTAGAACCCAGTGGCAAAACCCGTCGCATGGGGATTGAGGTAGGAGCAAGGTATCAACCTATGGATTGGCTTTACCTGTACACGGATGCTAATTATACCCATGCCCGTAGTACCGAGGAAGCCGATGGCGAAGACTTTATCCCTTTGGCGCCAGATTTTACCATGGTAGGAGGGTTGACCGTGGGAGGAAATCAAGGATTTTCTGGAGGAATAAACTATCGGTACATTGACGATAGACCTGCCAATGAAGATAATAGCATTGTGGCGGAAGGCTATTTTGTGACAGATGCCAATCTAAATTACAGCGTCAACAATTGGACTTTTGGATTGATTGTGGAGAACCTGTTCGACACCGAATGGAACGAGACACAGTTCGCAACCGAAAGCCGTTTGTTCAACGAGTCCAACTCTTTTGAAGAGATTCATTTTACACCAGGAACCCCTTTTTATCTTAGAGGAAAGGTTACTGTGACCTTTTAA
- a CDS encoding BlaI/MecI/CopY family transcriptional regulator codes for MKQLTKAEEEVMQLLWKIKKGNVAAILEELPEPRPAYNTVSTIVRILEDKGFVSHEKVGKGHVYFPLVKKEEYSNQRLNTLMEGYFQGSFSSMVSFFMKKNDISLKELEAIMKNIKDKEQ; via the coding sequence ATGAAACAACTCACCAAGGCAGAAGAAGAAGTAATGCAGCTCCTTTGGAAAATTAAAAAGGGCAATGTGGCCGCCATTTTGGAAGAATTACCGGAACCGAGGCCTGCCTACAATACGGTATCCACCATAGTTCGGATTTTGGAAGACAAAGGTTTTGTGTCGCACGAAAAAGTGGGCAAGGGCCATGTGTACTTTCCCTTGGTTAAAAAAGAAGAGTATAGTAACCAGCGGTTGAATACGTTGATGGAGGGCTACTTTCAAGGGTCATTTTCCAGCATGGTGTCCTTTTTTATGAAAAAAAACGACATCAGTCTGAAGGAACTGGAAGCTATTATGAAGAACATTAAAGATAAAGAGCAATGA
- a CDS encoding tetratricopeptide repeat protein yields MIRKSKNIYSTFLILFSFQAGAQTSALAVADSLYALGNYTSAINAYAKVGDQKSSLQIARAYNAIGNYDKAIAQYTAVLDTDPQFELARFELGKLLLKTKDFGPAMEMFQVLVSSEGQNPEYFYYLGKVYESIDNTEMANSSYKTAVKMDSTHLRSLYALGKHYVGKEIRDSALVYIDQGLRFYENDVAMINLKALAYYNNGQFALAIPHFERLLELGEEKAFVYEKLAYCYFRNWEPEKALETYHKLKDFPDKLATAYSGLGEVYFEEKVLDSAQYYVEKSIEERRVFFPQEYADLGRIARLKGQTKKAMDYYVKAWEENKENYYNYYQVCVLADEYYKDTKTRLNYYEKLLEMYPDLVPWLEERVKNRISELKEEIHFGSN; encoded by the coding sequence GTGATACGTAAATCAAAAAATATCTACAGTACATTTTTGATTTTGTTCTCATTCCAAGCCGGTGCACAAACATCGGCTTTGGCCGTTGCCGACAGTTTGTATGCCTTGGGGAACTATACTTCCGCTATCAATGCTTATGCCAAGGTGGGGGACCAAAAGTCCAGTCTGCAGATTGCACGGGCCTACAATGCCATCGGAAATTATGACAAGGCCATTGCCCAATACACCGCTGTTTTGGACACTGACCCTCAATTTGAGTTGGCCCGTTTTGAACTGGGCAAGTTGTTGTTGAAAACCAAAGATTTTGGACCTGCCATGGAAATGTTTCAGGTCTTGGTGTCATCGGAAGGGCAAAATCCCGAGTATTTCTACTATCTGGGCAAGGTCTACGAGTCTATCGACAACACCGAAATGGCCAACTCATCCTACAAAACTGCTGTGAAAATGGACAGTACCCACCTACGGAGCCTTTACGCTTTGGGCAAACATTATGTGGGCAAAGAAATACGGGATTCCGCTTTGGTCTATATCGATCAAGGGCTTCGGTTTTATGAAAACGATGTGGCGATGATCAATTTAAAGGCCTTGGCATATTACAATAATGGTCAATTTGCATTGGCCATCCCCCATTTTGAGCGGCTGTTGGAGTTGGGCGAAGAAAAAGCCTTTGTATACGAGAAATTGGCCTATTGCTATTTTCGAAACTGGGAGCCGGAAAAAGCACTGGAAACCTATCATAAACTGAAGGATTTCCCAGATAAATTGGCTACTGCCTATTCAGGGTTGGGAGAAGTGTATTTTGAGGAAAAGGTATTGGACAGTGCACAGTACTATGTTGAAAAATCCATAGAGGAACGAAGGGTCTTTTTTCCCCAAGAATATGCCGATTTAGGCCGGATAGCGCGCCTCAAGGGCCAGACCAAAAAGGCTATGGATTACTATGTAAAGGCATGGGAAGAAAACAAAGAGAACTATTATAATTACTATCAAGTCTGCGTTTTGGCGGATGAATACTACAAGGACACCAAAACTCGACTGAACTATTATGAAAAGTTGCTGGAAATGTACCCTGATTTGGTTCCTTGGCTCGAGGAACGCGTCAAAAACAGAATCAGCGAGCTCAAGGAGGAAATCCATTTTGGCAGCAACTGA